AAACGACCCGAAGGTCGTTTTTTATACAGAAAATATGCTGACTACTAGCTACCAATCGTCCCATTCACTATTGGATTGAACGCGGTCAGGCTATCCATCAAACTGGCATTGCCTAAGCCGTTACCTGGGAAGCGACTAGAGAATAATCCCTGTTCGCCATGCAGCGCCATGTAGTTGAGTACGACGGTTTCTACCAGCAGGTTGACGTTGTTAGCCGCAGGGGTTCCTGAGGTTTCTACCGACGCGTCTGGACGCATATAGCCGAGCTGTTGATGCATTGCTTGTACTTCCGGGCTTCCGCCCATCAGTATTGCACGGCCATTGGGGTTATAGACCAGGAAGAAGCTAGAGGCGGTTGACTGGTTATCACCGGTCCACTCACCTTTGCCTCGTCCCTCTGCTGAGTCATCGACTCGGCCATTACTGGCCACAGAGCCATCGCTGAATACATACATCATCAGCGGCATGCCGCGGCGCGCAGCATATTCAAGGCAGGCACCCATGCAGCGTCCTGCACGCAGGTCGCGAATTTCGCCGGTGGCACGGTCGCCGGTATGGTAGTCGAAGCCACCCATGGTGATGGTGCCTGCGCCAGAGAAACCGTTAACTGCCAGCTTCATTACTGAGGCGGTTTTACGGAACTCTGCTTCACTATCAAACTCATCGATAGTGAAGATACCGCCTGGGCCGACGATGTCAGGATCAAGGGCGGGGTCCAGAGTGGATGGATCGCCAAAACGATCCGCCAGATCGGCACTTTTTACATAGCCACAGTTGACCAGATCTTTGATCACTTCATCGGTGGAGACTTGGGTGTTGATCTGCCCCAACTTCTTATCACTGATGCGTTGGATCGATTCCATCACCGCCACTGCATCGGCCTGATCTAACAGACCAACCAGATCGCCAACATCAACCAAACCGGTCACATCGCTTGGGCGATCGACTTTGGTTGGACGTTTACTGGAATCGATCATGGCAGCAGGAGCCATCGAATTACCGCCGGAGTCAGAGCTGCGTGAACCGATCAATGACATGAGTGAACCGTCGGCACCGGCTTGGGCAATACCGTACATCGGGTTATGTGGGTTGTTGCCAGTGTCATTTTCAGAACGGGCAGGGATCACCGCACCATTGATCGCCTCGCGCGTTCCCGCGCTGGTTTTTTCCATAATGCCGCGAAGGAACTGACTGTCGCTGTGAAAGGCCAGCCCCAGTTCGGTATTAATGAAGTCGTTGGTACCTGTATCGGGGTTAGTGACTGCCGGTGTCATATCACCGGGCAAGCCTAACTTGGAATAACCAGCAGAGCTGAGGAAGTCATTTTGTCCGCCACGGCCACCAACCAGTACATTAGAGCCCGCGATGTTGGCGCCACCGGCCAGGTCAAAACAGATAAATGGAATTTTACCTGCGCCCTGAACTGCGATACCACAAGATTCCCGCAGTGTTGCCAAATCAGGTGATAGCGCAGCCATCGCCTGTTGTGGGTTACTGAACAAGCTGAATACGGAAGCACCAGCAACGACACCTGCGCCTTTCATTAAGCCCGCAGAGATAAAGTCACGGCGAGTCACAGGGCGACTATGGTCACCAAATAGTAATGGTGCATCGGGATGTAAAGGCATCTTACGTTTAGCCATTTTCTCATCCTCCTCTTATTGCAACAGCATCGCTGCGCTACCTAAAACGGCGGCACAACTGGCTTTGACGACGGTACGGGTGCGGCTGGCATCGCAGCTGCTGTCATTTTGACAGACCGTCAAACGGTCTATCAGATTGTTTAACTCTGCTTCTACATCTGCGGCGTCGGGTTGCGTAGTGATACCACTGCCCAGCATATTGCTGAGTAGCGGGTCGATGACCAAGCTACGTCCCGCTGCATCAAATGCTGTGGCGGCGTTAGTATTGAAGTCAAAACCAGGGAAGAAGTTACTACTCAATGTCGGGTCTTCCACCAAGACGTCACAATACTGGATCGCTAATTGGGTCACTGCCATCTGATGAGATGACAGGAAGGTCTCAATATCAACCACCGATGGCAACTGCTGCTGTACCGTTAGATAGGTGTTTTGAATATTTCCAGCTGTGGTTGCTACGCCAGTCATGACGCTCATACTCGCGTTGATTTCGGCAAAGTTACGCATGCCGATATCTGAGCGCTCAGGCAAATCAGACGGTGCACTTGGCGCGTTAGGAATCGGCTCGATGAAGACGTTTTCGTGATTGCCAAAACGCTCGAAGGTGAGGAAAAACTCATCACTCTCAGGGCCCTTCTCGAGACCGACCAGAGCACCTAGCGGGCTTAAGGTCTGCGCTTCTGCCAGTGAGGTGCCAGCGTTAAGAGTCACTTGCATGTTGCCATACGTTTGACCAACGGCTGCTTCCTTACCATTGATCCCTAGCCTTAAGCCTTCGATCTGTAGGTTGTCGGTGAGCGCATTGCCATCAAGATCAATCATGAACGGACTACTGAACAGGTAACTGAAGTTGTCAAACTGACTGACTTCAAACACCACGTAAGTGCTTGGCGTACCATCTTCAAGGGCATTATCTTCAGGTTGATCCAGCAGCTCACCAACGGAGAACAGCAGGAAGAATTTCTCGCCTACGCCGGCATCAAAATTCTGTTCAACCTGTTCGGCGGTCAGTATCCGGTTGTAAATGGCCAACATACGTACGCTACCTGCCCACTGGCGGTCGCCGGAGACTTCATTACCCAGCACCAACGCGTAGCTGTCATCCCAGCTTGCTAGGGTACTGCCCGCTTCACTGTCGGTCAGTGGGATAAGTTCGCCGTTAACGTAGATTTGGCGGCCATTCACCGGATCAAAAGTCACCACCACATGTTGCAGGGTGGCTTGCAAGATCTCATCGGCGTCTGGCGTTGACAGCGCGGGCTCGCCGTTACTGTCGGTCGTCGAACTGCGGTTTAAGAAGTCATAGTTATACAGGGTTTGACCCAGGGTAAAGTTACGCTCTGTGGTACCGGCTGAATAGCTGACGATACGCGCTGGTCCCTCTTGCGTGACATTCGCAGGCGCGAACCACCCCTCGATGCTGTATTCACCTGTGGCAGTGATTAATGAATGAAGCTTCTTCGATGAAGCGGTACTGGCCTGAGCTTTACCTGAATTGATCATCAAGCCCCAACCTCCAAGCCATTCAACATCGCCGGAGATGGTCATGTTGGCTGCTGGCTCGATACCACTGGTATCGTAGGCTGTGCGGCCTTCACCGGTTTTAAATTGGTACAAGGCGATCACATTGTCTTCGAAGCGCCCACCCGATGAGGCAACAATGCCATCGGTTAAGCGTAGAGATTTTGATAGTACTAAAGCCGGATCGATTTCAGTGACATCAATGGCATCACTGAATGCCTGGATCGCTGCTTCCATTTCGTCAGCATTGCTGGCGCAGTTGCTCCAACAGTTGTGGAATTCGCTACTCAAGCGGACGACTAGACGGGAGCGTCCGGCACTGTCCAGATCTATTTTCGATTTAGCCGCTTCATAGGCGGTCATGGTATCGGCACTGGCAAAGAATGGAGATTGAGGGATTGCCGCCTCATCACTATGACATTGCACGCAATACTCACGCACGATGGGATAGATGGTGTTGACGTAGTTGTCTGCTTCCAGTGGGAAACTCTTACTGCTGCCGGGTTCACGTATCACGGGATCGGTAAAGACGATCTCGTTGCCGCCACCACCAATAGAATCACCTGCCCAGTTGCTGATCCACTGGGTCATGGTCGCTGCACAGGCCGTGTCGCTGTCTAACCAGCAGTTGTGACCTTGACCGACTTTAATGACCAATCGAGAGTCTGCCGGGCTATCTAGATCGACGACCGTATTGGCCTCTGTGTATGCCAAGTTAACATCATCATCACGCACAAAGCGTGGTGATTGGTCGTTAGTGTGGCAGGCACCACAGCGGTTATCCGCTTCAAGGTTATCCCACAAATTGATCTTAAATTGTTGCACATCGGAGGTCGCTGGTGCAGGACCAGAATAGTTACCGTCGGTTGGCTGTTGATTACTAGGTGGTAAGGTTTCGGTGTCGCCACCGCCGCCACAGGCTGTCAGCAGCAGTGTCGTAGCGAATAGTACTAATAGCTGTTTCATTTGCATCTCTCCTATTCGCCCATGCAGTAAACGGCTGTTTCAGCAAAAACTTGTTTTAGCTGATAGCCACTGGCTTTAAAACTGCCGACAATTTCACTGACTTTGCCGCGATCGGCGCCATCAACAGGAGGTCGTAAACAAACGTTAGCGAACACTTTTTCTACCTGGCATTGGGCAAAGGCTTCCGAATGAGCCAACTCCTGACCCATGGTCTTGGCACCGCTGCCGCTGCCTGACAAGCTGGGGTCCCAACCTAACAGTGAGTTTGGTCCGTCGCGCCAATAGTTGTCCCATCCGTCGTCAGGGGTCACATAGCCATAAATAAAGTTATTGGCATTGAAGTGGTACTTGGCTTCGACACGGGTACCCGTGGCTGGGTCTAGCTGCCCAGCATCGTTATAGCTGATGCGGCCGTTGTTTCCTTCTGGATCGCCCTCGGCATCATACTCAAAGTCGTAGTAGGCGAATGCTTGTGCCAATGGATCCATACCGTTGTGGCAGCCGATGCAGTTATTCATAAAGACACGACTGTCACCACCTGGGCTGCGGGTCACATCCTGACGAATGCGGTCAGGAATGCGTGAGGTATCGTGTACCTGTTCAAGATCCCGGCACATGAAATTCATCAAGGTAAAGCGGAACATGGCGCGGTTAGTGCCGGCGATAAAGAAAGACTTGGCCGCCGCACGGGTCGTCATTACCCCGGCTGTGGCATTGGCTGGTACGCCGGTGAGTGATGACTGTGTTGTTCGCACTAACCCCGTCTTCAGGTTGACGTCCTGCGCTTCCATCGCTTCGTAGTGAGCATTGTTACTGGCGTTGTAAGCCGGTAATCCCAGAGACGCATCTCCGGTATAAAGAATGTCGCCCTGCAGTACCTGACGAAAATCAACGTCATCGCGCACCATACCGATCACGGTAGCGATGTAGTCGTTAAAAGGTACAAAGATGCTTTGGTCGCGATTGGTCCATGGCGCTGCAAACAGTTTCAGCGTGACATTGTAAAAATGTTCACTCTCCATCGCTGTATATGCGGCATCAATAGCGTCACCGCTGTCGATTGCAGTGGCCATCGTCGCTAATGTACTTGGCGTTGGTGGTACGCCCGCGAGTCTGTCGTGCAGACGTTTGGCCTGCTCCTGACTGCCAGCCAGTAGCTGACCAGACAAGGTCAAACCGCCCAATAAGAGGGCTGTTGTAATGTACCGGGTCATGGCATGTCTCCCCAAACGTAGTCTTCCCCGAAATATCACGGCGGATTGTTAACTAAATGTGAACATCTTTTCACCGCAGCGGTCACAATAATACGTATTTATTGTCACTATTTTTAGTTTTTCGTGACTTTGGATGCTGGAATTTGCCCATAGGCGTGTTCATAATGCCCGCTCAATAATTGCAACGAACCGTTAACATTTGTGCAATTAGTAGACACTAATGAACGTAATGCATTCATTTCTAATGAGATAAAGTGGGCGACATGAAGAATCTTGTTTCACAGCTGATGTCGGCACAGGCCAAAGTCGCGGTGGCTGTCTCTGCCGCGTTACTGGCAGTTGCTGGTTGTGGCTCAGACACCACTGTGCGTTCTGAATCCTCTGATCCTGTTGTTGTCGACTACCCGGTGGCGTATGTCGCTCGGTCGATACCGGTCGATGAAGATGGTGACCGGCAGAGTAACAGTATCCGCCGCCCTGCAGAGTTTTTCGCTGGTGCGCAATTGGTTCTCAAAGACCGGGCATCGGTTTCTGCTGCCGAAACAGTCCTCACCGAGGGAGTGTTTGAAGAGGGCGCTCTTTATGATGTCAAAGATCTCACCGTATCGGTCGATGGCAACCAACTGCTGTTTGCCATGCGAGCACCAGAGATTGAAGATGCTGATGACGAAGACCAACCTAAATGGAATCTCTGGATTTATGATCGTGTCGAACAGCTGATACGTCCGGTGATCAGCGATCCGCTGACTGCTGAAGCTGGTCATGATATCGCCCCCCGTTTTTTACCCGATGGTCGTATCGTTTTCACATCCACCCGTCAGCGAACTGCTCGAGCTATTTTACTGGATGAAGGCAAGCCACAATTTACTGCCTTAGATGAAGACCGTCGTGAGTCTGCGTTTCAACTCCACGTGATGAATGATGATGGCAGTGACATCCAGCAGCTGAGCTTTAATCCGAGTCACGATCTGGATCCTGTGGTATTGGATGATGGCACTATCATCTATACCCGCTGGGACAATATGGGCTCCCGCAGTGCCACCCACCTTTATCGCATGCGTCAGGATGGCAGTGGTAATGAATTTCTCTATGGCTGGCATAGTCACAATGTGGGCACCGATGGTGATCGCGTTGATTACGCAGAGCCGCAACAAACCTATGATGGCCAGTTGATGCTCATGCTGCGCCGCACTGAAAATGAGTTCAGTGGTGGTGAATTGGTTTATCTGAATACCGATGACTACACCGAGCTTGAGACGCCTATCGCGGATGCTCCGCCCGGCGAGGCACAAGTCTCAGCGACTTACGGCCTGATCCGTACCGACGAAGAGATCTCTGTGGGTGGACGTATGCTGAGTGCTTTTCCTCTGGTGGATGGTACAGCACGTATGCTGATCAGCTGGAGTCCGTGCCTGTTAGAGCAGGCGGAAGATCCCGATGCCGCTGAAGGCGCAGAGCCTTTACCCAAGTTACCTTGTACCGAAGATAACTTAGCCTTGGAAGGGGTGACCGAAGCCGCTCCCGCTTATGGCTTATGGATTTATGACATCACCCAAGGGACACAGCAGCCTATCGTTCCTGTCACTGAGGGGATGTTTTTCACCGATCCAGTAGTATTGCAGGAGCGTCCGCGCCCTAGCTTTAGTGAGGGTGAAAAGGATGAAACATTGGTCGAAGAGATCGCTGGGGTTATCCATATTCGCAGCGTCTATGATTTTGATGGCTTAGATACGGTAGGGATCACCACTATGCGCGACCCTGCGCAGACCACAGCGGATGATCGTCCAGCCAGATTCCTGCGCATCGTGAAGAGTGTCTCTATGCCCGACGATGACGTCGTGGATCTGCCTAATACTGCCTTTGGCCGCAGCGCCGGACAGTTGATGCGGGAGATTATTGGCTACGCACCGATCGAGCCTGATGGCTCGGTGAAAGTAAAAGTGCCAGCCAATGTGCCTTTGGCACTGAGCATTGTTGATGGTGAAACTATGCGAGTAGGTGGTCGCCACCAGCACTGGATCACCCTGCAACCAGGTGAATCATTAGAGTGCGGCGGTTGCCACACCTCACAAAGTACCTTGCCCCACGGACGTGTGGACGCACAGGCACCCAGTGCTAACCCTGGAGCGCCGGAAACCGGTCAGCCTTTCCCTAACACCAATCCGGCACTGTTTGCTGATATTGGCGAAACCATGGCCGAAGTCGCCACTCGGATTAATGGTTTAGCAGCGCCTAACGCTAATTTGGTTTATGAAGATATCTGGACCGATCCTGCGGTGCGTGCGCCGGATGCGCCACAGGCATGGGCATATACAGATATGGGCACCATAGCGCCTGAAGGAGCTGAATGCTTTGAACGCTGGACCGCCTATTGCCGCCTGCAGATAAACTATCCCGTGCACCTTCAGCCATTGTGGGACCGGGATCGTCAGATTTTGGACCCAGACACCGAAGAGTTGCTGCAAGACAATACCTGTATTAGTTGCCACGGTATTGCCGATGCGGACGGTGAAACGCAAGTACCCGCCGGACAACTGGATCTGCGTGGCGATATTTCTGCTGACGAGCCTGATCACGTAGTGAGCTACCGTGAGTTGATGTTCAATGACAATGAGCAAGAAGTGGAAGAGGGTGCCATAAGAGATGTGCTGGTGCAGTCTACCGATGGCGATGGTAACCCGCTATTCCAGACCGACGCGGATGGCGAGTTGATCTTAGACAGTGAAGGTAATCCTATTCCTATTCTTGAGACGGTTCCTGTTGCAGCGTCGATGAGTGTTAATGGGGCTGCTGCCAGTAATCGCTTCTTTGCCCCGTTTCGTGCGGGCGGCACCCACGCCGGACTGCTAAACGATGCCGAGCTGCGGTTAGTCGCGGAGTGGCTGGATATCGGTGGTCAATATTACAACACGCCATTTTATGGCGCGGATAACTGAGGCGGTTGATGGAGAAGTTAGCCTTATTGGCCGCGTGTTTGATTGTGCTTATGTTGCTCACTGTGTGTCCAGCACAAGCTGCCCAGGAGCCCCTGCCGCAACCGCCAGAATCGGAGCAAGAGACCAGCTGGTTTGGTGGTTGGTTCAGTGCCGAAGAACAAGCACTGGCGCTGCAGGTGGCGGAGCCTTATATCGAGCTGCGTACCGGTCCAGGCCGTGGTTTTCCGGTCTTTCATGTGGTGGAGCGCGGTGGCGAAGTGGTCATTGAAAAGCGCCGCACGGATTGGGTAAAGGTACGCACTCCGCGAGATAAAAGTGGTTGGGTGCGCGCAGAAGATATGGAAAAGACCCTCGCTGATGGCGAGTTGGTGAGTTTTAACCGTGGTTCATTCGATAGCTTTCAACAACGGCGCTGGGAAGGGGGCTTTTCTGGAGGCGATCTGGAAGGTGCCAACTTATTGAGCGCCTATATCGGTTACGCATTTACTGAGAATTTAGCGATCGAAGTTACCGGCAATAAGGCGCTGGGAGATGTCTCCGATACCACACTGCTGGATATCGGTTTAGTGCATCAGCCCTTTCCCGATTGGCGGATATCACCTTTCTTTGGTATCGGTGCCGGTTTAATCAGTACCGATCCACACTCGTCATTGGTTGAAACGGAAGACCGCGACGATGAAACCCTGCATGCCACCGCAGGTGCACGAATCTACCTGGCTCGCCGATTTATGCTGCGAGCGGAATACAGACAATACATGGTGCTGACGGACCGTGATGACAATGAAGAGCTGGAAGCATGGAAATTGGGTGTAAGCGTTTACTTTTAATTGCAGCCTTGCTGCCGATGTCAGGGTGGGTTGCCGCTGACGAAACTTTTGAACCTAAGGTTGAGCGCCGTCAGATCGACGAAGCCTTGATCGATGATGAAGATTTTCAGCTGGGTGCCTATGCGGGCGTTATCAGTATTGAAGATTTTGGTTCCGAGTTCCTGTGGGGAGTTAAGGGCGCTTATCACGTCACCGAAGACTTTTTCTTGGAAGCCAATTACGGCAGCTCCGAGGCCGGTGAAACCAGCTTTGAACGCTTGTCAGGTGGGGCGCCTTTATTAACTGATAGTGAGCGTGACTACAGCTTCTATATGGCGTCAGTGGGATGGAATATCTTGCCAGGTGAAGCGTTTGTTTGGGATGCCTACAGCTTTAACAGCTCTCTCTACCTGTTGGCCGGGGTGGGCAGTACCGATTTTGCCGGTGACGACAATTTTACCATGGGGTTTGGTGCCGGTTACCGAGTGCTAATCAATGATTGGTTGGCTTTTGATCTGAGCGGTCATGACTATATCTTCGACCTGGATGTGACAGGCGAAGACAAAACCACACACAACCTGGCCTTTACCGCCGGTGTGTCGATTTTCTTCTAGAGGATAATACGATGAGAGCCTTTTTTATCAGTCTGTTGTTGAGTGCAACGTTTGTTTTTAGCGGTGCTGCTTATAGTGCTGAGTTAAAAATACCCGCGCCGGACTTCACCTTGAAATCCTCTACCGGTGAGAACATTCGTTTGTCAGAACTGCGCGGCGAGATCGTGCTGCTGAACTTTTGGGCGTCTTGGTGTGGCCCATGCCGCCAGGAGATGCCAGAGCTGGAAGCATTAGCCACCGATTTTGCCGATCTGGGCGTTAAAGTGTTGGGTGTTAACGTGGAGCAGGATCCGTCAGAGGGGATGGCATTTCTGAAAGATATCACGGTGAGCTTCCCGATCCTGTTTGATAAGACTAATGAAGTGACCGAGT
The Corallincola holothuriorum DNA segment above includes these coding regions:
- a CDS encoding general secretion pathway protein GspF → MAKRKMPLHPDAPLLFGDHSRPVTRRDFISAGLMKGAGVVAGASVFSLFSNPQQAMAALSPDLATLRESCGIAVQGAGKIPFICFDLAGGANIAGSNVLVGGRGGQNDFLSSAGYSKLGLPGDMTPAVTNPDTGTNDFINTELGLAFHSDSQFLRGIMEKTSAGTREAINGAVIPARSENDTGNNPHNPMYGIAQAGADGSLMSLIGSRSSDSGGNSMAPAAMIDSSKRPTKVDRPSDVTGLVDVGDLVGLLDQADAVAVMESIQRISDKKLGQINTQVSTDEVIKDLVNCGYVKSADLADRFGDPSTLDPALDPDIVGPGGIFTIDEFDSEAEFRKTASVMKLAVNGFSGAGTITMGGFDYHTGDRATGEIRDLRAGRCMGACLEYAARRGMPLMMYVFSDGSVASNGRVDDSAEGRGKGEWTGDNQSTASSFFLVYNPNGRAILMGGSPEVQAMHQQLGYMRPDASVETSGTPAANNVNLLVETVVLNYMALHGEQGLFSSRFPGNGLGNASLMDSLTAFNPIVNGTIGS
- a CDS encoding LamG domain-containing protein; translated protein: MKQLLVLFATTLLLTACGGGGDTETLPPSNQQPTDGNYSGPAPATSDVQQFKINLWDNLEADNRCGACHTNDQSPRFVRDDDVNLAYTEANTVVDLDSPADSRLVIKVGQGHNCWLDSDTACAATMTQWISNWAGDSIGGGGNEIVFTDPVIREPGSSKSFPLEADNYVNTIYPIVREYCVQCHSDEAAIPQSPFFASADTMTAYEAAKSKIDLDSAGRSRLVVRLSSEFHNCWSNCASNADEMEAAIQAFSDAIDVTEIDPALVLSKSLRLTDGIVASSGGRFEDNVIALYQFKTGEGRTAYDTSGIEPAANMTISGDVEWLGGWGLMINSGKAQASTASSKKLHSLITATGEYSIEGWFAPANVTQEGPARIVSYSAGTTERNFTLGQTLYNYDFLNRSSTTDSNGEPALSTPDADEILQATLQHVVVTFDPVNGRQIYVNGELIPLTDSEAGSTLASWDDSYALVLGNEVSGDRQWAGSVRMLAIYNRILTAEQVEQNFDAGVGEKFFLLFSVGELLDQPEDNALEDGTPSTYVVFEVSQFDNFSYLFSSPFMIDLDGNALTDNLQIEGLRLGINGKEAAVGQTYGNMQVTLNAGTSLAEAQTLSPLGALVGLEKGPESDEFFLTFERFGNHENVFIEPIPNAPSAPSDLPERSDIGMRNFAEINASMSVMTGVATTAGNIQNTYLTVQQQLPSVVDIETFLSSHQMAVTQLAIQYCDVLVEDPTLSSNFFPGFDFNTNAATAFDAAGRSLVIDPLLSNMLGSGITTQPDAADVEAELNNLIDRLTVCQNDSSCDASRTRTVVKASCAAVLGSAAMLLQ
- a CDS encoding HzsA-related protein encodes the protein MKNLVSQLMSAQAKVAVAVSAALLAVAGCGSDTTVRSESSDPVVVDYPVAYVARSIPVDEDGDRQSNSIRRPAEFFAGAQLVLKDRASVSAAETVLTEGVFEEGALYDVKDLTVSVDGNQLLFAMRAPEIEDADDEDQPKWNLWIYDRVEQLIRPVISDPLTAEAGHDIAPRFLPDGRIVFTSTRQRTARAILLDEGKPQFTALDEDRRESAFQLHVMNDDGSDIQQLSFNPSHDLDPVVLDDGTIIYTRWDNMGSRSATHLYRMRQDGSGNEFLYGWHSHNVGTDGDRVDYAEPQQTYDGQLMLMLRRTENEFSGGELVYLNTDDYTELETPIADAPPGEAQVSATYGLIRTDEEISVGGRMLSAFPLVDGTARMLISWSPCLLEQAEDPDAAEGAEPLPKLPCTEDNLALEGVTEAAPAYGLWIYDITQGTQQPIVPVTEGMFFTDPVVLQERPRPSFSEGEKDETLVEEIAGVIHIRSVYDFDGLDTVGITTMRDPAQTTADDRPARFLRIVKSVSMPDDDVVDLPNTAFGRSAGQLMREIIGYAPIEPDGSVKVKVPANVPLALSIVDGETMRVGGRHQHWITLQPGESLECGGCHTSQSTLPHGRVDAQAPSANPGAPETGQPFPNTNPALFADIGETMAEVATRINGLAAPNANLVYEDIWTDPAVRAPDAPQAWAYTDMGTIAPEGAECFERWTAYCRLQINYPVHLQPLWDRDRQILDPDTEELLQDNTCISCHGIADADGETQVPAGQLDLRGDISADEPDHVVSYRELMFNDNEQEVEEGAIRDVLVQSTDGDGNPLFQTDADGELILDSEGNPIPILETVPVAASMSVNGAAASNRFFAPFRAGGTHAGLLNDAELRLVAEWLDIGGQYYNTPFYGADN
- a CDS encoding outer membrane beta-barrel protein, encoding MEKLALLAACLIVLMLLTVCPAQAAQEPLPQPPESEQETSWFGGWFSAEEQALALQVAEPYIELRTGPGRGFPVFHVVERGGEVVIEKRRTDWVKVRTPRDKSGWVRAEDMEKTLADGELVSFNRGSFDSFQQRRWEGGFSGGDLEGANLLSAYIGYAFTENLAIEVTGNKALGDVSDTTLLDIGLVHQPFPDWRISPFFGIGAGLISTDPHSSLVETEDRDDETLHATAGARIYLARRFMLRAEYRQYMVLTDRDDNEELEAWKLGVSVYF
- a CDS encoding outer membrane beta-barrel domain-containing protein; its protein translation is MEIGCKRLLLIAALLPMSGWVAADETFEPKVERRQIDEALIDDEDFQLGAYAGVISIEDFGSEFLWGVKGAYHVTEDFFLEANYGSSEAGETSFERLSGGAPLLTDSERDYSFYMASVGWNILPGEAFVWDAYSFNSSLYLLAGVGSTDFAGDDNFTMGFGAGYRVLINDWLAFDLSGHDYIFDLDVTGEDKTTHNLAFTAGVSIFF
- a CDS encoding TlpA family protein disulfide reductase, with translation MRAFFISLLLSATFVFSGAAYSAELKIPAPDFTLKSSTGENIRLSELRGEIVLLNFWASWCGPCRQEMPELEALATDFADLGVKVLGVNVEQDPSEGMAFLKDITVSFPILFDKTNEVTELYDVDSMPTTVLIDRDGQIRFHHRGYKPGYEDTYRQQIKSLIRE